From the genome of Rhodohalobacter sp. SW132:
CTGCCTACCCCGCCGGTTAACAAGATATTTACTCTGTTCATATAAACGTACTTATTCAATCAGCTTTTTATCTTCTTCGACCATTTCCTTAATTAAATCGTCGACTGAATAGGTGGGTTCCCAGCCAAGCTTTTCTTTTGCTTTGCTTGGATCGCCGATCAGCAGGTCAACTTCTGTGGGCCGGAAATAGGTTGGATCCACTTCTACTAAAATATTACCTGTATTTTTGTTAATACCGGTTTCATTCACCCCTTCTCCTTTCCACTCCAGCTCAATCCCGGCATGATGAAATGATCGTTCACAAAATTCCCGTACAGTTGTAGTTTTACCGGTAGCAAGCACATAATCTTCCGGCACATCCTGCTGAAGCATTCTCCACATCCCCTCTACATAATCTTTGGCATGTCCCCAGTCTCTTTTCGCGTTGAGATTTCCAAGGAATAGTTTCGGTTGTTCACCTGCCGCTATCCGTACAGCTGCGCGGGTGATTTTTCGTGTAACAAATGTTTCTCCCCTGTTGGGTGATTCGTGGTTAAACAGAATACCGTTCACGGCAAACATGTCATACGCTTCCCGATAGTTCACACAGATCCAGAATGCGTATAGTTTTGCGACTCCGTAAGGCGACCTTGGATAAAACGGTGTTTTTTCAGTTTGCGGAACTTCCTGGACTTTGCCGTACAGCTCACTTGTGGATGCCTGGTAAAATTTGGTCTTTTTTGTCATTCCGAGAATACGGATCGCTTCCAGGATTCTCAGCGTTCCAAGTGCATCACTGTTTGCCGTGTATTCCGGTGCTTCAAAGGATACCTGAACATGACTCTGGGCAGCGAGATTATAAATTTCATCCGGCTGAACCTCCTGTATAATACGTATCAGGTTTGTGGCATCGGTG
Proteins encoded in this window:
- the gmd gene encoding GDP-mannose 4,6-dehydratase, whose translation is MSSKNKTALITGITGQDGAYLAELLLDKGYEVHGIKRRSSSFNTGRVDHLYTDPHFKGLPFYMHYGDLTDATNLIRIIQEVQPDEIYNLAAQSHVQVSFEAPEYTANSDALGTLRILEAIRILGMTKKTKFYQASTSELYGKVQEVPQTEKTPFYPRSPYGVAKLYAFWICVNYREAYDMFAVNGILFNHESPNRGETFVTRKITRAAVRIAAGEQPKLFLGNLNAKRDWGHAKDYVEGMWRMLQQDVPEDYVLATGKTTTVREFCERSFHHAGIELEWKGEGVNETGINKNTGNILVEVDPTYFRPTEVDLLIGDPSKAKEKLGWEPTYSVDDLIKEMVEEDKKLIE